One part of the Carassius gibelio isolate Cgi1373 ecotype wild population from Czech Republic chromosome B6, carGib1.2-hapl.c, whole genome shotgun sequence genome encodes these proteins:
- the pde4ba gene encoding cAMP-specific 3',5'-cyclic phosphodiesterase 4B isoform X5: protein MPEANYLLSVSWGYIKFKRMLNRELTHLSEMSRSGNQVSEFISNTFLEKQNDVEIPSPTLKAREKKKKQQLMTQISGVKKVSHGPSLNSGIARFGVKTDKEDLLSKELEDLNKWGLNIFTVSEYSHNRPLTCIMYAIFQERDLLKTFKIPADTFVMYMMTLEDHYHQDVAYHNSLHAADVAQSTHILLSTPALDAVFTDLEILAAIFAAAIHDVDHPGVSNQFLINTNSELALMYNDESVLENHHLAVGFKLLQEDNCDIFQNLTKKQRQSLRKMVIDMVLATDMSKHMSLLADLKTMVETKKVTSSGVLLLDNYTDRIQVLRNMVHCADLSNPTKSLELYRQWTDRIMDEFFHQGDRERERGMEISPMCDKHTASVEKSQVGFIDYIVHPLWETWADLVHPDAQDILDTLEDNRNWYQSMIPQSPSPPFYQPDKEGNGGSSGPDKFQFELTLEEEDSEGTEKDEQSQGDDEEDVEEEEDREEEMESTTHIQIVTEDASPVDT from the exons ATGCCTGAGGCCAATTACCTTCTCTCTGTATCCTGGGGTTACATTAAG TTCAAGAGAATGTTGAACAGGGAGCTGACGCACCTCTCTGAGATGAGCAGATCTGGCAATCAGGTGTCGGAGTTCATCTCTAACACCTTCCTAG AAAAGCAGAATGATGTGGAGATTCCCTCGCCTACACTTAAAGCCCGCgagaagaagaaaaagcagcagttGATGACTCAGATCAGTGGTGTGAAGAAAGTATCTCACGGGCCCAGCCTCAACTCTGGCATCGCTCGCTTCGGCGTCAAAACTGACAAAGAGGATTTACTGTCAAAA GAATTAGAAGACCTGAATAAATGGGGCCTGAACATCTTTACAGTTTCAGAGTATTCTCACAACCGGCCTCTCACTTGCATTATGTACGCCATCTTCCAG GAAAGAGACTTGCTTAAGACATTTAAGATCCCGGCAGATACTTTTGTGATGTACATGATGACCCTTGAGGATCATTACCACCAAGATGTGGCCTATCATAACAGCCTTCACGCTGCTGATGTGGCCCAGTCAACTCACATTCTGCTCTCCACACCTGCTCTCGAT GCTGTGTTCACGGATCTTGAGATCTTGGCAGCCATTTTTGCCGCAGCTATTCATGATGTGGACCATCCTGGAGTTTCAAACCAGTTCCTCATCAATACAA ACTCTGAGTTAGCGCTCATGTATAACGATGAGTCGGTTTTGGAGAACCACCACTTAGCCGTGGGCTTTAAACTTCTCCAAGAGGACAATTGCGACATCTTCCAGAACCTCACTAAGAAACAGAGGCAGTCACTCCGAAAGATGGTCATCGACATG GTACTTGCCACAGACATGTCTAAGCACATGAGCTTACTGGCCGATCTAAAGACCATGGTAGAGACGAAGAAAGTGACAAGCTCAGGAGTTTTACTTCTGGACAACTACACAGACAGGATACAG GTCTTGAGGAACATGGTTCACTGCGCCGATCTGAGCAATCCCACCAAGTCTCTGGAGTTGTACCGGCAGTGGACCGACCGCATTATGGACGAGTTCTTTCACCAGGGTGACAGAGAGAGGGAGCGTGGCATGGAGATCAGCCCCATGTGTGACAAACACACTGCCTCAGTAGAGAAATCACAG GTGGGTTTCATTGACTATATCGTCCACCCGTTGTGGGAAACCTGGGCTGACTTGGTGCATCCGGATGCCCAGGATATCCTGGACACGCTGGAGGATAATCGGAACTGGTACCAGAGCATGATCCCCCAGAGCCCTTCCCCACCCTTCTACCAGCCCGACAAAGAAGGCAACGGTGGGAGTTCAGGGCCTGACAAGTTCCAGTTTGAGCTCACGCTAGAGGAAGAGGACTCAGAAGGCACGGAAAAAGATGaacagagccagggtgacgatgAAGAGgatgtggaagaagaagaagacagagaggaagaaatGGAGTCCACTACACACATCCAGATAGTTACTGAAGACGCCTCACCTGTCGACACATAG